Part of the Alosa alosa isolate M-15738 ecotype Scorff River chromosome 18, AALO_Geno_1.1, whole genome shotgun sequence genome is shown below.
tataaatgtaacatgTTCGGAAGACTGGCCATTGACATCTGTAAATTGCTTGAAAAAGAATCAGCCAAATGAATTAAGGACACGCAAGACTCACAGATGTATATTATATAGAAATGTATACAATTTAATATTAATTAAATGTACATCTCATGACATGCCCCAATGCCAGTGTGCTAACATGTATTCACTGTGTGGACTGTCAGTGCACAAAGACACAcgaataaaaaaagaatgtacTGTTCCACTAACAGGCACCATTTGGGGCACAGGAGAAAAGAACCACATCAGCACGGTACTTCCTCATCATCAAAACCATTTATTTACTGTGCCAGATGTAAATATACAAAACCAAAACAGAAGAGGTCATCTAAGACGCAAATAAAATGCTCATTATTACACAACAGGTaaacacgtgtacacacacacacgcatacatttatacatatgCACTGATGACCTGTCAAACACATCAACAGTCTTtctcactaactcactcacacccgcacacatacacatacacacacactctcactcaaccacacacacacacacacgctcactcaaccacacacacacacacatgatcactgGGGCATGAGGTGCCGGACGTTGTATTTGGAGGTATCATGGTACTGCGTCATGGGCTTGTCTGCAATGCCACACGTCCCTACTCCAACCTTTCCGTTCACACTCTCAGGAGAGGCGAAGATACTGCGCTttacctgcaacacacacacacacacacacacacacacagatgcaaataAACAACTAAACAGGTATCCACATGCACAGATGCATATAAAACAGGAAGAAGCAATTAAACAGGTATCCACATGCACAGAAGAGTTCCACAGCGATAACGGCccttcttgttcttgttcttgctctgtgtgtatgtacctggCCCCTCTTGTTCTTGCTGTAGGgcttgttgttgtgtgtgtgtgtgtgtgtgtgtgtgtgtgtgtatgtacctggCCCCTCTTGTTCTTGCTGTAgggcttgttgtgtgtgtatgtgtgtgtgtgtgtgtgtgtgtagtgtacctGGCCCTTCTTGTTCTTGCTGTAgggcttgttgtgtgtgtgtatgtgtgtatgtgtgtgtgtgtgtgtgtgtgtgtgtgtgtgtgtgtgtgtgtgtgtgtgtgtgtgtgtacctggcccTTCTTGTTCTTGCTGTAgggcttgttgtgtgtgtatgtgtgtatgtgtgtatgtgtgtgtgtgtgtgtgtgtatgtacctggCCCTTCTTGTTCTTGCTGTAgggcttgttgtgtgtgtatgtgtgtatgtgtgtatgtgtgtgtgtgtgtgtgtgtgtgtgtgtgtgtacctggcatTTCTTGTTCTTGCTGTAGGCCttgttgtgtatgtatgcgtgtgtgtacctggccCATCTTGTTCTTGCTgtaggtcttggtgtgtgtgtgtgtgtgtgtgtacctggcccTTCTTGTTCTTGCTGTAgaccttgttgtgtgtgtgtgtgtgtgtgtgtgtgtgtgtacctggcccTTCTTGTTCTTGCTgtaggtcttggtgtgtgtgtgtgtgtgtacctggcccATCTTGTTCTTGCTgtaggtcttggtgtgtgtgtgtgtgtgtgtgtgtgtgtgtacctggcccTTCTTGTTCTTGCTGTAGGccttgttgttgtgtgtgtgtgtgtgtgtgtgtgtacctggcccTTCTTGTTCTTGCTGTAGGCCTTGTTGTTGAACTGCTGCCACTTGCTCTTCTGCTGCTCGCGCTCCTGTTCAATCTCCTTCATCCGCAGCACCTTCTTCTGAGCCTTCTTCTTCTTGTACTCCCTCTGCTCTTGAATCATctccctcctgcacacacacacacacattatcatcccctctcacacacacacacacacacacacatacaaatatcacacatacacacacatacaaatatcacacatacacacacgcttacacaatcacccccatacacacacacacacacatactaaaatcacacatacacatacatacataatcatccccccacacacgcacacatacaagtacatACATTATCATctccccacacacgcacacacacatacaaatatcacacacacacaatcacccctcccccacacgcACTTACATACAAATATCACACACAATcatccccccacacatacaaatatcacacacacacacacactgtcatcccccacacacacacacataatcatatTTATGTAATGTTTATCATTATTTAGGATGGGCTATATGGAGTGTCAACATGTCtggctactgttgatgttgccCTGTTGATTTATGAAATTTAGCAAAATTGTCTGATGCCTGCAGAGGCATACCTGCTCAGTGATCCCGGCTTCTAGCTCgtccatcatgtgtgtgtgtgtgtgtctgtgtgtgaatactGGCTTCTAGCTCGTCCATCCTGCTCAGTGATCCTGACTTCTAGCTCGTCCatcctacgtgtgtgtgtgtgtgtgaatactggCTTCTAGCTCgtccatcatgtgtgtgtgtgaatactggCTTCTAGCTCGtccatcatgtgtgtgtatgtgtgtgtgtgtgaatactggCTTCTAGCTCgtccatcatgtgtgtgtgtgtgtgtgtgtgtgtgtgaatactggCTTCTAGCTCGTCCATCCTGCATGGTGCACGACCCCTAAACGTTGCACACCTGCTCAGTGATCCTGGCTTCTAGcttgtctagtgtgtgtgtgtttgctgtaaaTGTGTATAAGGgttagtttatgtgtgtgtatgactgtgttaGTGTCCAACCTGCTCTTGGATTTGGAttcgtccgtgtgtgtgtgtgtgtgtgtgtgtgtgtgtgtgctgtaaatgtgtatatgagttagtttatgtgtgtgtatgactgtgttaGTGTCCAACCTGCTCTTGGATTTGGatttgtccgtgtgtgtgtgtgtgtgtgtgtgctgtaaatgtGTATAAGAgttagtttatgtgtgtgtatgactgtgttaGTGTCCAACCTGCTCTTGGATTTGGATTcgtccgtgtttgtgtgtgtgtgtgtgctgtaaatgtgtatgacagttagtttatgtgtgtgtatgactgtgttaGTGTCCAACCTGCTCTTGGATTTGGATTcgtccgtgtttgtgtgtgtgtgtgtgtgtgtgtgtgtgtgctgtaaatgtgtatgacagttagtttatgtgtgtgtatgactgtgttaGTGTCCAACCTGCTCTTGGATTTGGATTCGTCCTCTGGTCCGCGTCCCTCGTGTGGCTGTTTGAGTCCACTCAGGGGCACTACCTCTGCGTTGCCGTAGCCGCTGAACGTCACCGCCGCCGTGCCGTTCTCAACGTCCACCTCCTCCAGCTCTGCTTCataccacctacacacacacgcacgcacacacgcacacagcttaGGCTACAGAAACACCTACTGtccacctcctccagctccaACTCATACCTCAtagcatctacacacacacttcaggctaCAGAAACATCTGTTGTTGTCCATGACCACCACCTCGGCCAGCTCCGTCTCataccacctacacacacacacacacacacacacactcactgtccgTCCTGACTCCAGACGGCCATACACTTGTCCCCGACGCTCCAGCTGACGGTGTTGGTGTTGGCCTCTGCGCTGTTTGTGCTGGAGCCTCCTTCGGCCGGCTGGGAGCTCAGCAGGTCTTTGGTCAGCTCTATCACctcctgcatgcacacacacacacacacacacacacaggtcaaacTTCAATGAACGTAGAGATCGTTACAGGTCCTAAAAGCAGCAATGGAATCAGACAGTGAGTATACATAGTCTGTAAACATCATTCTCAttcgtattattattattattattattattataatcatcatcatcatcatccaatCCCTTCTCACATACAGACAGTAACGTTCGGACCTGGGATATGCCTGCTTTTAACAACCTCCACATCAGGGCCTGCGTCTCTTTGATGCAACGGCTGTGCACATCTTCAACAATTAACGAGAACATGAACGCAGGGGTCAAAACTAACTTTTaggtagacgtgtgtgtgtacctgcaggtCTTTCTGTAGTTTGAGCAGGTCCTCATTCTCCTGGTCAGTGCTCAGGGCTGCCTCCACCTGCTGCAGCTGGGCCTTATAGCTGTTGAGCTGCTTCACCAGATCCTCAGACAtctacatacaaacacacacacacaggagggagagaggtgcaaAGTAAGGAAGGAGATTGTACCACTAAGGCAGCCCTGCTGGGACTCATGTGGAACCAGTCCTCTACAGCAACAGGACACCAGCATGAAGTGatgtaaaaaatgtaaacaaataaaacaacaactCCTAAACGTGTTCCCCGTGTAATGCCTGGAAGCACAGAACTCCTAAACCCTGCATCCAACGGCTGGGTTACGAATACACGTTAATGTTCTAATGATTGGTGCAGAAAACCTTAAACCAGCCGTTTCAGACAGTGGTGGGTTGTCACATAAGCGTGGGGGACCTGCTACTACAATAAAGTTACATTATTATTACCATAAGCACTGTGTGTTCAGGCACATCCTAACAGGTTTAGCAGTGAAACGAACGTACTCATTCAAAATCTGTCATCAACACAATCACACGCTACGGGGACATTTAACAAACGTTA
Proteins encoded:
- the smndc1 gene encoding survival of motor neuron-related-splicing factor 30, translating into MSEDLVKQLNSYKAQLQQVEAALSTDQENEDLLKLQKDLQEVIELTKDLLSSQPAEGGSSTNSAEANTNTVSWSVGDKCMAVWSQDGQWYEAELEEVDVENGTAAVTFSGYGNAEVVPLSGLKQPHEGRGPEDESKSKSRREMIQEQREYKKKKAQKKVLRMKEIEQEREQQKSKWQQFNNKAYSKNKKGQVKRSIFASPESVNGKVGVGTCGIADKPMTQYHDTSKYNVRHLMPQ